From Pseudanabaena sp. BC1403, the proteins below share one genomic window:
- a CDS encoding SWIM zinc finger family protein, whose amino-acid sequence MAKHSRTWWGQKFISALESFTDSGRLQRGRAYSGDSRILYFDITKGLATATIRGNVNPYFGVYKEPHYDTEVKMTAIAAKDWTKIIANMSSKASVVARLLLNEVPENIEDSFTAVGKHLLPYSSKDFHTECTCPDYSNPCKHIAGLCYRLSGEMDQDPFLLFEMRGISKEDLQAELIKSPLGKALASELGDRTLEPEVATSYFTKPQTVAIKETPSLKQFWQGQKRLPQAIPFATPASVSAIAIKKQGDNPPFWHKDSSFIETMEILYDRVKNKNSSLL is encoded by the coding sequence ATGGCAAAACATAGTCGAACATGGTGGGGGCAAAAATTCATTAGCGCCCTCGAATCTTTCACCGATTCAGGTAGACTCCAACGCGGTCGCGCCTATTCGGGAGACAGTCGCATTCTTTATTTCGATATTACCAAAGGACTCGCCACGGCAACTATTCGCGGTAACGTCAATCCTTATTTTGGAGTCTATAAAGAGCCTCACTATGATACTGAAGTAAAAATGACCGCGATCGCAGCTAAGGACTGGACAAAAATCATTGCCAATATGTCCTCAAAGGCAAGTGTAGTCGCTAGATTATTGCTCAATGAAGTGCCTGAAAATATTGAAGATAGCTTTACCGCCGTTGGCAAACATCTATTACCCTATAGCAGCAAAGACTTTCATACGGAATGTACCTGTCCCGACTATTCCAATCCTTGCAAACATATTGCAGGGTTATGTTACCGACTTTCGGGTGAGATGGATCAAGATCCATTTCTGCTATTCGAGATGCGCGGCATATCTAAAGAAGATCTGCAAGCAGAACTAATCAAATCACCCCTCGGTAAAGCCCTCGCATCAGAATTAGGCGATCGCACTCTTGAACCAGAAGTAGCAACCTCTTACTTCACTAAACCTCAAACCGTAGCTATCAAAGAAACTCCTTCCCTCAAACAATTTTGGCAGGGACAAAAGCGCCTACCACAGGCAATTCCCTTTGCTACTCCTGCAAGTGTGTCAGCGATCGCTATCAAAAAACAAGGCGACAACCCGCCTTTTTGGCATAAGGATAGTTCATTTATCGAAACTATGGAGATACTTTACGATCGCGTAAAAAACAAAAACTCATCACTGTTATAG